The nucleotide sequence TTTCCTCTGTACCACATTCATCACATTTCAAGACACGTATTTACTTGGAAATCAAGACGGCACCCAAATAATATAACAGCTTAACAAGCAAGGGAATAATTATTAGAGGTTGGTTCTCGAATGTAAATGAATCacaaaagaacaaacattttaaaaaatattttctttgaataatttacGTAACACTATGTGGACCTTTTTGGGTCGCCTACATCTGTTTTTTAGTAGACAGTCAGTTATGACCAAATTAGTGAATAGAAAGCTTTATGAAACAGACAGCAAAAATAGGAATCAGACAAACTAAACACGTTAAAGAAATTGCTCAGAATAGTATTCAAGGATTCAGGTTGATAAAGGACTTGTAATGATAAATCCGGGCACTCTATAGCTTGTATATTTTCTTGctcacatataaattataatcttTATGAATGTTGACACTTGCCGCCAGCTTCTTAATTTCTGGGAGAACCGTAGAGAGAATCCGGCTGCTCATAGGTAGGGGCTGGGGCTGAGTAGGAAGGTTGAGGGGCTGGGGCTGGGGCAGGGGCTGAATAAGCAGGTGCTGGAGTGTAAGGTTGGGGCTCTGGGTACTGGGCTTCGCCCTCGTAGGTGACCTCAGCCTGGTATCCGTTGTCGCTGTCAGCGTTGTAAGAGACGATCTGAGTGCGACCGTCGGGGAGGAGGACGTGGTACTCGCCCTTGACAACATTTCCGTCGGACTGTGAGTCGTGGGCGAAGTCGAGGCCCTTGTACTGGTCGGTCACGGCGAACTCGAAGTCAAAAGGCATTCCTTCCTGTAAACAgaatttacataaacattttttgtgttgGAAGACAAGAATGTAATGGGACATTAATATCCAGAAGTGggcaaattattcatttttaatacacGATTATGAGctcgcaaaacacacacacacacacacacacacacacacacacacacacacacatatataatatatatatatatatatatatatatatatataataaataaaagcaaacaaccCTTACCTCAGGTTGCTCGTAGGATGGAGCAGGGGCTGAATAGGATGGTTGAGGGGCAGAATAAGTTGGTTGAGGGGACTGTAGACTGGGGGAGGAGGGGGCTGTGTAGGGGCAGAGTACCCATACCCAGAAGAAGGAGGAGCTGGCTTATCTGGCCTAGCCACAGCTAAAGCTGCCAAGCACAACAGAGTTACCTGGAAAgcgataataaggaaaataactcACGATTTTTTAAATGGgcaaaaattaagtataattatttccaaataaatgtCTTCAATATATCCCCGGTT is from Macrobrachium rosenbergii isolate ZJJX-2024 chromosome 10, ASM4041242v1, whole genome shotgun sequence and encodes:
- the LOC136842844 gene encoding cuticle protein 19-like, with protein sequence MPFDFEFAVTDQYKGLDFAHDSQSDGNVVKGEYHVLLPDGRTQIVSYNADSDNGYQAEVTYEGEAQYPEPQPYTPAPAYSAPAPAPAPQPSYSAPAPTYEQPDSLYGSPRN